A stretch of the Musa acuminata AAA Group cultivar baxijiao chromosome BXJ2-7, Cavendish_Baxijiao_AAA, whole genome shotgun sequence genome encodes the following:
- the LOC103992667 gene encoding probable ion channel CASTOR, with translation MSVDGEAAPPPPLVHRDWFFPSAAPFLHTAASSSSSSSKPANPRRPPLFPSTRRNPKPYLGRSRPPMTTRSFPSSSGSSSAPSSSSPSPLQSFVVRGDSRYAGIRRKVCFDAPRAKDAARVEGRKAAPGLRTAAITDSGAGSPGGRIKSRWSLSVFVAVVITILCSLIRKNFLLYDEVLLLQDQLFILDSRVRACGVSAPLVLANIIPEESDKILSRSHKSSALFASVAILSIPFIAFKYIDYVSKLRRSTDSEAVSLSKQLAYRVDVFLSVYPYAKPLVLLLATLLLIGLGGLSLYGVTDDTLVDCLWLSWTYIADSGNHANSVGFGPKLVSLSISFGGMLIFAMMLGLVSDAISEKFDSLRKGRSEVIEENHTLVLGWSDKLGSLLNQLAIANKSLGGGTVVVMAERDKEEMELDIAKMEFDFKGTSVICRSGSPLILADLKKVSVSKARAVVVLAEDGNADQSDARALRTVLSLTGVKEGLRGHIVVELSDLDNEVLVKLVGGDLVETVVAHDVIGRLMIQCARQPGLAQIWEDILGFENCEFYIKRWPQLDGMQFEDVLISFPDAIPCGIKMASCGGKIILNPDDSYILQEGDEVLVIAEDDDTYTPAELPMVRRGYLPKDFIVPKSPERILFCGWRRDIEDMIMVLDAFLALGSELWMFNDVPENEREKKLIDGGLDFNRLENISLVNREGNAVIRRHLESLPLESFDSILILADESVEDSAIQADSRSLATLLLIRDIQAKRLPYKEAIVSHVSRGSFSHGTWIGDMQQASNKSVIISEILDPRTKNLLSVSKISDYVLSNELVSMALAMVAEDRQINDVLEELFAEEGNEMQIRSADLYVREEEEMNFFEIILRARQRKEIVIGYRLANSERAIINPPDKNVRHKWSAEDVFVVLAEKE, from the exons ATGTCCGTCGACGGGGAGGCGGCGCCACCCCCGCCGCTCGTCCACCGCGACTGGTTCTTCCCGTCCGCCGCCCCCTTTCTCCacaccgccgcctcctcctcatcctcctcgtcCAAACCCGCAAACCCTAGGCGGCCCCCGCTATTTCCGTCCACCCGAAGGAACCCCAAACCCTATCTCGGTCGATCCAGGCCGCCGATGACCACGAGAAGTTTCCCCTCGTCGTCTGGTTCTTCGTCCGCCccttcgtcgtcgtcgccgtcgccgCTGCAATCCTTTGTCGTACGCGGGGACTCCAGGTACGCCGGGATCCGCCGGAAGGTCTGCTTCGATGCGCCGAGGGCGAAAGACGCGGCGAGAGTGGAGGGGCGGAAAGCCGCTCCGGGTCTCAGAACGGCGGCGATTACTGATAGCGGCGCGGGTTCTCCCGGTGGTCGGATCAAGAGCCGCTGGTCCTTGTCGGTTTTCGTCGCG GTTGTTATCACAATCTTATGCTCCCTTATTCGCAAGAACTTTTTACTATACGATGAAGTTTTACTTTTACAG GATCAGCTGTTTATTCTTGATTCTAGAGTTCGAGCATGTGGTGTGTCTGCTCCATTGGTTCTAGCAAATATTATACCAGAAGAGAGTGATAAGATACTAAGTAGAAGCCATAAAAGTTCTGCACTGTTTGCTTCAGTTGCAATACTCTCCATTCCATTTATTGCTTTCAAGTACATTGATTATGTGTCAAAATTAAGAAGATCAACGGATTCTGAAGCAGTTTCTCTCAGCAAGCAGTTAGCATACCGTGTTGATGTATTTTTATCAGTCTATCCCTACGCTAAGCCATTGGTTCTACTTCTTGCAACTTTGCTGTTGATAGGCCTTGGTGGATTGTCACTTTATGGAGTGACAGATGATACCTTGGTAGATTGTCTGTGGTTGTCGTGGACTTACATAGCTGATTCAGGGAATCATGCCAATTCAGTTGGCTTTGGTCCCAAGTTAGTTTCACTTTCTATAAGTTTTGGTGGAATGCTTATATTTGCCATGATGCTTGGGCTCGTCTCTGATGCTATCTCAGAGAAGTTTGACTCATTGAGAAAAGGCCGAAGTGAAGTGATAGAGGAAAATCATACGCTGGTACTTGGTTGGAGTGACAAGTTG GGTTCCCTATTGAATCAACTGGCTATAGCCAACAAGagtttgggtggtggcaccgtggTAGTGATGGCTGAGAGGGACAAAGAGGAAATGGAACTAGATATTGCAAAAATGGAATTTGACTTTAAGGGAACATCAGTCATTTGCAGAAGTGGGAGTCCTTTGATTCTTGCTGACTTGAAAAAG GTTTCTGTTTCTAAGGCCCGTGCAGTTGTAGTCCTAGCTGAAGATGGGAATGCTGATCAG AGTGATGCACGAGCATTACGGACGGTATTAAGCTTAACTGGAGTCAAAGAAGGGTTAAGAGGTCATATAGTGGTTGAACTCAGTGATCTAGATAATGAAGTCCTTGTTAAACTTGTTGGTGGAGACCTTGTTGAAACTGTTGTTGCTCATGATGTAATTGGCCGCTTAATGATTCAATGTGCTCGCCAGCCTGGTCTTGCACAG ATCTGGGAAGATATCCTTGGGTTTGAAAATTGCGAGTTTTACATCAAAAGATGGCCTCAGTTGGATGGGATGCAATTTGAAGATGTACTTATCAGTTTTCCTGATGCTATACCCTGTGGAATAAAAATGGCATCTTGTGGTGGAAAAATCATATTGAACCCCGATGATTCATACATTCTGCAGGAGGGTGATGAAGTCCTTGTAATTGCAGAGGATGATGACACCTATACCCCAGCAGAACTACCTATG GTTCGGAGAGGATATCTACCCAAAGACTTCATTGTGCCAAAGTCTCCGGAAAGAATACTGTTTTGTGGTTGGCGGCGAGATATAGAAGACATGATTATG GTGTTGGATGCTTTTCTAGCACTCGGATCAGAGTTGTGGATGTTCAATGATGTTCCTGAGAATGAGAGGGAGAAAAAGCTTATAGATGGTGGTCTGGATTTCAATCGATTGGAGAATATATCTCTGGTTAACCGTGAAGGAAACGCTGTCATTCGACGTCACTTAGAGAGCCTTCCGCTGGAATCATTTGATTCT ATCTTGATTTTGGCTGATGAATCAGTAGAAGACTCAGCAATACAAGCTGATTCAAGATCTCTTGCAACATTACTTTTAATCAGAGATATTCAG GCAAAGCGGCTTCCTTATAAAGAAGCCATAGTCTCTCATGTTTCAAGAGGAAGCTTCTCTCATGGTACTTGGATTGGTGATATGCAGCAAGCATCGAATAAATCTGTCATTATTAGTGAAATCCTTGATCCTAGGACCAAGAATCTACTGTCCGTGTCGAAGATAAGTGATTATGTTTTGTCAAATGAACTGGTGAGCATGGCACTGGCAATGGTCGCAGAAGACCGCCAAATAAATGATGTGCTGGAAGAACTTTTTGCTGAAGAG GGTAATGAAATGCAAATTCGTTCTGCTGATCTTTATGTTCGTGAAGAGGAAGAAATGAATTTCTTTGAAATAATTCTACGGGCCCGACAGAGGAAAGAGATTGTCATTGGTTATCGCCTTGCAAATTCAGAACGAGCAATCATTAATCCACCAGATAAAAATGTGCGACATAAGTGGTCAGCTGAAGATGTTTTTGTTGTTTTAGCTGAGAAGGAATGA